In one Streptomyces sp. NBC_00597 genomic region, the following are encoded:
- the hutH gene encoding histidine ammonia-lyase, producing the protein MHTVVVGTSGTTAEDVIAVARGNARIELSGEALDALARAREIVDALAAKPEPVYGVSTGFGALASRHISPELRAQLQRNIVRSHAAGMGPRVEREVVRALMFLRLKTVASGHTGVRPSVAQTMVDVLNAGITPVVHEYGSLGCSGDLAPLSHCALTLMGEGDAEGPDGVVRPAGELLAEAGIKPVELKEKEGLALLNGTDGMLGMLVMALADLDKLYKSADITAALTLEGLLGTEKVLAPELHAIRPHPGQGASAANMAAVLKGSGLVRHFQEESAPRVQDAYSVRCAPQVAGAGRDTMAHAALVASRELASAVDNPVVLPDGRVESNGNFHGAPVAYVLDFLAIAAADLGSIAERRTDRLLDKNRSHGLPPFLADDAGVDSGLMIAQYTQAALVSEMKRLAVPASADSIPSSAMQEDHVSMGWSAARKLRTAIDNLTRIIAIELYAATRAIELRHGLTPAPASQAAIAATRAAGVEGPGPDRFLAPDLAAADAFVRTGGLVAAVEPVTGPLA; encoded by the coding sequence ATGCACACTGTCGTGGTGGGGACCTCCGGGACCACCGCCGAGGACGTCATCGCCGTCGCCCGCGGCAACGCGCGGATCGAGCTGTCCGGCGAGGCGCTCGACGCCCTCGCCCGTGCCCGCGAGATCGTCGATGCCCTCGCCGCCAAGCCCGAACCCGTCTACGGGGTGTCCACCGGTTTCGGCGCCCTCGCCTCCCGGCACATCAGCCCCGAGCTGCGCGCCCAGCTCCAGCGCAACATCGTCCGCTCGCACGCCGCCGGCATGGGCCCGCGCGTCGAGCGGGAGGTCGTGCGCGCCCTGATGTTCCTGCGGCTGAAGACCGTCGCCTCCGGTCACACCGGCGTCCGGCCGTCCGTCGCGCAGACGATGGTCGACGTGCTCAACGCGGGCATCACCCCCGTCGTCCACGAGTACGGCTCGCTCGGCTGCTCGGGTGACCTCGCGCCGCTCTCGCACTGCGCGCTCACCCTGATGGGCGAAGGTGACGCCGAGGGCCCGGACGGGGTCGTGCGCCCCGCCGGGGAGCTCCTCGCCGAGGCCGGGATCAAGCCGGTCGAGCTGAAGGAGAAGGAGGGCCTCGCCCTCCTCAACGGCACCGACGGCATGCTCGGCATGCTGGTCATGGCCCTCGCCGACCTCGACAAGCTGTACAAGTCCGCCGACATCACCGCCGCGCTGACCCTTGAGGGTCTGCTCGGCACCGAGAAGGTGCTCGCGCCCGAGCTGCACGCCATCCGCCCGCACCCGGGCCAGGGCGCCTCCGCCGCGAACATGGCCGCCGTCCTGAAGGGCTCCGGGCTGGTCCGGCACTTCCAGGAGGAGTCCGCCCCGCGCGTGCAGGACGCGTACTCGGTGCGCTGCGCCCCGCAGGTCGCCGGCGCGGGCCGGGACACCATGGCGCACGCCGCCCTGGTGGCCTCGCGCGAGCTGGCCTCCGCCGTCGACAACCCGGTGGTGCTGCCCGACGGCCGTGTGGAGTCGAACGGCAACTTCCACGGCGCGCCGGTCGCGTACGTCCTGGACTTCCTGGCCATCGCGGCGGCCGACCTCGGCTCCATCGCCGAGCGCCGCACCGACCGGCTGCTGGACAAGAACCGCTCGCACGGCCTGCCGCCGTTCCTCGCGGACGACGCCGGCGTCGACTCCGGTCTGATGATCGCCCAGTACACGCAGGCCGCCCTGGTCAGCGAGATGAAGCGGCTGGCCGTGCCGGCCTCCGCCGATTCGATCCCGTCCTCCGCCATGCAGGAGGACCACGTTTCGATGGGCTGGTCGGCCGCGCGCAAGCTCCGTACCGCCATCGACAACCTGACCCGGATCATCGCGATCGAGCTGTACGCGGCCACCCGGGCCATCGAGCTCCGCCACGGGCTCACCCCGGCCCCGGCCAGCCAGGCGGCCATCGCCGCGACGCGGGCGGCCGGTGTGGAGGGTCCCGGGCCGGATCGTTTCCTCGCCCCCGACCTGGCAGCGGCCGACGCGTTCGTCCGTACGGGCGGCCTCGTCGCCGCGGTGGAGCCGGTGACGGGCCCGCTCGCCTGA
- a CDS encoding Ig-like domain-containing protein, with translation MEWRVRTDRKRRKRSLVAISAVLGGVLVLSACGGGDDKPKGGGDGNGKSQSDVDAAAAKDASKAKMTITPKDGATNVGLNDATNVAVSDGTLTAVELKTSEGAAVAGKISADGKSWKPEAALKRSTKYALSATAKDASGKEAHENTSFTTVSPENSFVGSFIPDDGQTVGVGMPVSITFNKPIKDMKAVQAAINVTSSSGQEVVGHWFSPQRLDFRPEQYWQAGSTVTLKLALEGVQGAPGVQGVQNRTATFKIGRSQVSTVDAKTKKMTVTRDGAVLKTIPISAGSPENPTYNGQMVISEKFKETRMDGSTVGFKNSEGKGEYDIKDVPHAMRLSESGTFIHGNYWGADSIFGSANTSHGCVGLNDAQGANDPNQPAAWFFDNSLIGDVVTVVNSPDKTIKPENGLNGWNMSWADWKAGTAS, from the coding sequence ATGGAGTGGCGTGTGAGGACGGACAGGAAGCGGCGGAAGAGGTCCCTGGTGGCCATATCCGCCGTACTCGGTGGCGTGCTGGTTCTCTCGGCGTGCGGCGGTGGAGACGACAAGCCCAAGGGCGGCGGGGACGGCAACGGCAAGTCCCAGTCGGACGTGGACGCGGCTGCGGCCAAGGACGCCTCCAAGGCCAAGATGACGATCACGCCGAAGGACGGGGCGACCAACGTCGGCCTGAACGACGCGACGAACGTCGCCGTCAGCGACGGCACCCTCACCGCGGTCGAGCTGAAGACCTCCGAGGGCGCGGCCGTGGCCGGCAAGATATCCGCCGACGGCAAGAGCTGGAAGCCGGAAGCCGCACTGAAGCGCTCGACGAAGTACGCCCTGTCGGCGACCGCCAAGGACGCGAGCGGCAAGGAGGCGCACGAGAACACCTCCTTCACCACCGTCTCCCCGGAGAACAGCTTCGTCGGCTCGTTCATACCGGACGACGGCCAGACCGTCGGCGTGGGCATGCCGGTCTCGATCACCTTCAACAAGCCGATCAAGGACATGAAGGCCGTCCAGGCGGCGATCAACGTCACCTCCAGCAGCGGCCAGGAGGTCGTCGGGCACTGGTTCAGCCCGCAGCGCCTGGACTTCCGCCCCGAGCAGTACTGGCAGGCGGGCTCCACCGTCACCCTGAAGCTGGCGCTTGAGGGCGTGCAGGGCGCCCCCGGCGTCCAGGGCGTGCAGAACCGGACGGCCACCTTCAAGATCGGCCGCAGCCAGGTCTCCACGGTCGACGCGAAGACGAAGAAGATGACCGTCACCCGCGACGGCGCGGTCCTCAAGACCATCCCGATCTCGGCGGGCTCCCCGGAGAACCCGACGTACAACGGCCAGATGGTGATCTCCGAGAAGTTCAAGGAGACCCGGATGGACGGCTCCACCGTCGGCTTCAAGAACAGCGAGGGCAAGGGCGAGTACGACATCAAGGACGTCCCGCACGCGATGCGGCTGTCCGAGTCGGGCACGTTCATCCACGGCAACTACTGGGGAGCGGACTCGATCTTCGGCAGCGCGAACACGAGCCACGGCTGTGTCGGTCTGAACGACGCCCAGGGCGCCAACGACCCGAACCAGCCCGCGGCCTGGTTCTTCGACAACTCGCTCATCGGCGACGTCGTCACGGTGGTCAACTCGCCGGACAAGACCATCAAGCCGGAAAACGGCCTCAACGGCTGGAACATGAGCTGGGCGGACTGGAAGGCCGGCACGGCCTCCTGA
- a CDS encoding GNAT family N-acetyltransferase encodes MTIRTLTMPPSAAEAEAWLAVLTAAQAVDLPQLPPPSRTEVVGRLRVAPARGRAALWAADEGVAGLLLFTDEANRHTAFLDVLAVRPDARRRGLGTALWQRVRERLLSEGRSSVSALVDLGGPGEAFARSLGFANVLHMAWYVQDVPAVLPPRPDVPAGYAMLCWPGLVPDAWAAAAARAHAAMEDAPSGELDERIEPWTPQRLHAAQQLVLDRGGALTTVAAVTPGGEVAAYTELVLPDPTGPHAVQYDTVVVPEHRGRGLGRAVKLRMLAEVSARHPSLATIGTTVADENTPMRAVNGSLGYRRERDTGYFQFTL; translated from the coding sequence ATGACGATCCGCACCCTGACCATGCCCCCTTCGGCCGCTGAGGCGGAGGCCTGGCTCGCGGTCCTGACCGCCGCCCAGGCGGTCGACCTGCCGCAGCTCCCTCCCCCGTCCCGGACGGAGGTCGTCGGGCGGCTGCGCGTGGCACCCGCCCGCGGCCGGGCCGCACTGTGGGCGGCGGACGAGGGCGTCGCGGGCCTCCTGCTGTTCACCGACGAGGCCAACCGACACACCGCTTTCCTCGACGTGCTGGCCGTACGCCCGGACGCGCGCCGACGCGGTCTCGGCACTGCCTTGTGGCAGCGGGTCCGCGAGAGGCTGCTGTCCGAGGGCCGTAGCTCGGTCTCCGCCCTCGTGGACCTCGGCGGCCCGGGCGAGGCCTTCGCCCGCTCCCTGGGCTTCGCCAACGTCCTGCACATGGCTTGGTACGTCCAGGACGTGCCGGCGGTCCTCCCGCCCCGGCCCGACGTCCCGGCGGGCTACGCGATGCTGTGCTGGCCCGGCCTCGTACCGGACGCGTGGGCTGCTGCGGCGGCCCGCGCCCACGCCGCGATGGAGGACGCGCCCAGCGGCGAACTCGACGAACGGATCGAGCCCTGGACTCCTCAGCGCCTGCACGCGGCCCAGCAGTTGGTCCTGGACCGCGGGGGCGCCCTGACCACGGTCGCCGCGGTCACCCCCGGCGGCGAGGTGGCGGCGTACACGGAACTGGTCCTCCCGGACCCGACGGGCCCGCACGCCGTCCAGTACGACACGGTGGTCGTGCCCGAGCACCGGGGCCGTGGGCTCGGACGCGCGGTGAAGCTCCGCATGCTCGCCGAGGTGAGCGCCCGCCACCCGTCCCTGGCCACCATCGGCACGACCGTGGCCGACGAGAACACGCCGATGCGGGCGGTGAACGGGTCCCTCGGCTACCGCCGCGAGCGCGACACGGGGTACTTCCAGTTCACGCTGTAG
- a CDS encoding helix-turn-helix transcriptional regulator → MDQLDQRAELGEFLRSRRARLRPADVGLPDYGRHRRVPGLRREELAQLAGVSVAYYTRLEQGHGQNVSAEVLDAIARALRLDGTETAHLTHLASPRLRRPRRQPHRQEQVRPELRTLLNAMDGVPAYLLGRRQDVIGWNRLAAAVFGDFGALPPQERNLVRLVFLDPAAAELYADWDCLACRVVSSLRMYAGEHPDDEQLSALVGELSVKNEEFRRLWAAHTLADNKTHGVKMLRHPLVGELSLSFETLVLPGDSAQVLVTYHAAPGSPSEDALRMLSSWSAPAGEAGARNAPQDPRDRQGPRDRQGPRDPAATA, encoded by the coding sequence ATGGACCAGCTTGATCAGCGTGCCGAACTGGGCGAGTTCCTGCGTTCCCGCCGTGCGCGACTGCGCCCCGCGGACGTGGGCCTGCCGGACTACGGGCGCCACCGCCGCGTGCCCGGGCTGCGCCGCGAGGAGCTGGCGCAGCTGGCGGGGGTCTCGGTCGCGTACTACACGCGGCTCGAACAGGGGCACGGACAGAACGTGTCGGCGGAGGTGCTCGACGCGATCGCCCGGGCGCTCCGCCTGGACGGCACGGAGACGGCCCACCTGACGCATCTGGCCAGCCCCCGGCTCCGCAGGCCGCGCCGACAGCCCCACCGGCAGGAGCAGGTCCGCCCCGAGCTCCGGACGCTGCTGAACGCGATGGACGGTGTACCGGCGTACCTGCTGGGGCGGCGGCAGGACGTCATCGGGTGGAACCGGCTGGCCGCGGCGGTGTTCGGGGACTTCGGCGCGCTGCCGCCGCAGGAGCGGAACCTGGTGCGGCTGGTGTTCCTGGACCCGGCGGCGGCGGAGCTGTACGCGGATTGGGACTGCCTGGCCTGCCGGGTCGTGAGCAGTCTGCGCATGTATGCGGGCGAACATCCGGACGACGAACAGCTGTCGGCACTGGTCGGTGAGTTGTCGGTGAAGAACGAAGAGTTCCGCCGGCTGTGGGCGGCGCACACGCTGGCGGACAACAAGACGCACGGGGTGAAGATGCTGCGGCACCCGCTGGTCGGTGAACTGTCACTGTCCTTCGAGACGCTGGTCCTGCCGGGCGACTCCGCGCAGGTCTTGGTCACCTACCACGCGGCGCCGGGCTCTCCTTCGGAGGATGCCCTGCGCATGCTGTCGTCGTGGTCGGCCCCCGCCGGTGAGGCGGGAGCGCGCAACGCGCCGCAGGATCCGCGGGACCGGCAGGGCCCACGGGACCGCCAGGGTCCGCGTGACCCCGCCGCTACAGCGTGA
- a CDS encoding NAD(P)-dependent alcohol dehydrogenase, producing MSVTQVAAYAAPAAKAPLERTTVPRRPVGEHDVLIEIKYAGICHSDIHQVRDGWGEGIYPMVPGHEIAGVVTEVGPGVAKFAVGDHVGVGCFVDSCRACEYCLRGQEQYCVKGMTGTYNARDEQGEPTYGGYSTHVVVDENYTVRIPDGLALDVAAPLLCAGITLYSPLKHWQAGPGKKVAIVGLGGLGHMGVKIAAALGAEVTVLSQSLRKQEDGLRLGASHYYATSDESTFEKLAGSFDLVISTVSAPLGLDAYLGLLKVDGALVNVGAPEEPVELSLFSVITGRKTLAGSMIGGIAETQEMLDFCAEHGLGSEIELIRADEINDAYERVLSSDVRYRFVIDASTI from the coding sequence ATGTCCGTCACCCAGGTCGCCGCCTACGCCGCTCCCGCGGCCAAGGCCCCGCTGGAGCGCACCACCGTCCCGCGCCGCCCCGTCGGCGAGCACGACGTCCTCATCGAGATCAAGTACGCCGGCATATGCCACTCCGACATCCACCAGGTCCGCGACGGCTGGGGCGAGGGCATCTACCCCATGGTCCCGGGCCACGAGATCGCCGGTGTCGTCACCGAAGTCGGTCCGGGCGTCGCGAAGTTCGCGGTCGGCGACCACGTTGGCGTCGGCTGCTTCGTCGACTCCTGCCGCGCGTGCGAGTACTGCCTGCGCGGGCAGGAGCAGTACTGCGTCAAGGGCATGACCGGCACGTACAACGCCCGCGACGAGCAGGGCGAGCCCACGTACGGCGGCTACTCCACGCATGTCGTCGTCGATGAGAACTACACCGTCCGCATCCCCGACGGCCTGGCCCTCGACGTCGCCGCGCCGCTGCTGTGCGCCGGGATCACCCTCTACTCCCCGCTCAAGCACTGGCAGGCGGGCCCCGGCAAGAAGGTCGCGATCGTCGGCCTCGGTGGTCTCGGCCACATGGGCGTGAAGATCGCGGCAGCCCTCGGCGCCGAGGTCACCGTCCTCTCGCAGTCGCTGCGCAAGCAGGAGGACGGCCTGCGGCTGGGCGCCTCGCACTACTACGCCACGAGCGACGAGAGCACGTTCGAGAAGCTGGCCGGCAGCTTCGACCTGGTCATCTCGACCGTGTCGGCCCCCCTGGGCCTCGACGCGTACCTCGGCCTGCTGAAGGTCGACGGGGCGCTGGTGAACGTCGGCGCCCCGGAGGAGCCGGTCGAGCTGAGCCTGTTCTCCGTCATCACCGGCCGCAAGACACTCGCCGGCTCGATGATCGGAGGGATCGCGGAGACCCAGGAAATGCTGGACTTCTGCGCCGAGCACGGTCTGGGCTCGGAGATCGAACTGATCCGCGCCGACGAGATCAACGACGCGTACGAACGCGTCCTGTCCAGCGACGTCCGCTACCGCTTCGTGATCGACGCGTCCACGATCTGA
- the msrA gene encoding peptide-methionine (S)-S-oxide reductase MsrA yields MFSYRRTPELPTREEALQGRATPQFPLPDRHTVLGNPLAGPYPAGLEVADFGLGCFWGAERKFWQTPGVWTTLAGYQGGFTENPTYEEVCSGLTGHTEVVRVVFDPSQVSYPVLLKLFWESHDPTQGFRQGNDVGTQYRSAVYTHSEAHQAQAEASRSAYQQVLTSSGHGDITTAVLPAAERPFWPAEPYHQQYLDKNPGGYCGIGGTGVSCPIGVAKAEG; encoded by the coding sequence ATGTTCTCGTACCGCCGCACGCCCGAGCTCCCCACCCGCGAGGAGGCCCTCCAGGGCCGCGCGACCCCGCAGTTCCCGCTCCCGGACCGGCACACGGTCCTCGGCAACCCCCTCGCCGGCCCGTACCCGGCCGGGCTCGAAGTGGCCGACTTCGGCCTGGGCTGCTTCTGGGGCGCCGAGCGCAAGTTCTGGCAGACCCCGGGGGTGTGGACCACGCTGGCCGGCTACCAGGGCGGCTTCACCGAGAACCCGACCTACGAGGAGGTCTGCTCGGGCCTGACCGGCCACACGGAGGTCGTCCGCGTGGTCTTCGACCCGTCGCAGGTCTCGTACCCGGTCCTCCTGAAGCTGTTCTGGGAGTCCCACGACCCGACCCAGGGCTTCCGCCAGGGCAATGACGTCGGAACCCAGTACCGCTCGGCGGTGTACACCCACTCCGAGGCCCATCAGGCGCAGGCCGAAGCCTCCCGGTCGGCGTACCAGCAGGTCCTGACGTCCTCGGGCCACGGCGACATCACGACGGCGGTCCTCCCGGCCGCGGAGCGCCCGTTCTGGCCCGCGGAGCCCTACCACCAGCAGTACCTGGACAAGAACCCCGGCGGCTACTGCGGCATCGGCGGCACGGGGGTCTCGTGCCCCATCGGAGTGGCCAAGGCCGAGGGCTGA
- a CDS encoding M48 family metalloprotease produces MGASLRALRALVLLAGFYLLGLVLLAVLAAADWATVTWLHGGIAVKVLIVSVVLAVPIVRGMFMLRTPKDDPQPGVPVTEQQEPVLWQAVRDVAAQVGTRAPDEILLIDEVNAAVSEDSRLLGLLPGTRRLYLGLPLMTGLDEMQLRAVLAHEMGHYANLDTRLTPLIARGRAQLIRTIGHFHDRADTKVAKERARQEKAAEERLAKGKKAKEVDTAGQGAMYRAMAKIYTGYAHFYMRATLAGSRRQELAADLASVRVAGRDSAASALRELNAIGPAHGFYMDSYATLGVGAGLLPPPGQVFGGLRQLLDARSDELDELRRELSTEPTSPYDSHPALAERVARIEALPDDGRGGLAARPALELLSSPEAALAALEQEVLTPEALALTRRDWADLVHESMTQYVGHGAQELREAATAEGAAPDLAGLLDAVDTDPALRWRIADRFPKSEQAAAATGRAAREFTRPVLRRAAKQLVTAELTARGAARWQLSWSESAALAYPTDGFEDQLDLALDAFVADQPDTEPLRKLVLA; encoded by the coding sequence ATGGGCGCTTCACTGCGCGCGCTGCGCGCTCTCGTCCTGCTCGCAGGCTTCTACCTGCTCGGCCTCGTCCTGCTGGCCGTGCTCGCGGCCGCCGACTGGGCCACCGTCACCTGGCTGCACGGCGGCATCGCCGTCAAGGTCCTCATCGTCTCGGTGGTCCTCGCGGTCCCGATCGTGCGCGGCATGTTCATGCTCCGCACTCCCAAGGACGACCCGCAGCCCGGCGTCCCCGTCACCGAACAGCAGGAACCCGTCCTGTGGCAGGCGGTCCGCGACGTCGCCGCCCAGGTCGGCACCCGCGCCCCCGACGAGATCCTGCTGATCGACGAGGTCAACGCGGCCGTCAGCGAGGACTCCCGGCTGCTCGGCCTGCTGCCCGGCACCCGCCGCCTCTACCTCGGCCTGCCCCTGATGACCGGCCTGGACGAAATGCAGCTGCGCGCCGTGCTCGCCCACGAAATGGGCCACTACGCCAACCTCGACACCCGCCTCACCCCGCTGATCGCCCGCGGCCGCGCCCAGCTGATCCGCACCATCGGGCACTTCCACGACCGCGCCGACACCAAGGTCGCCAAGGAACGCGCACGGCAGGAGAAGGCCGCCGAGGAGCGGCTCGCGAAGGGCAAGAAGGCCAAGGAGGTCGACACCGCCGGCCAGGGCGCGATGTACCGGGCCATGGCGAAGATCTACACGGGGTACGCGCACTTCTACATGCGCGCCACCCTCGCCGGCAGCCGCCGCCAGGAACTCGCCGCCGACCTCGCCTCGGTGCGCGTCGCCGGCCGCGACTCCGCCGCCTCCGCGCTGCGCGAGCTCAACGCCATCGGCCCGGCGCACGGCTTCTACATGGACTCGTACGCCACCCTCGGCGTCGGCGCCGGCCTGCTGCCGCCCCCCGGCCAGGTCTTCGGCGGTCTGCGCCAGCTCCTCGACGCCCGCTCGGACGAACTGGACGAGCTGCGCCGCGAGCTGTCGACCGAGCCCACCTCCCCCTACGACTCCCACCCGGCGCTCGCCGAACGCGTGGCCCGCATCGAGGCCCTGCCCGACGACGGCCGCGGCGGCCTCGCGGCCCGCCCGGCGCTGGAGCTCCTTTCCTCCCCCGAGGCCGCGCTGGCCGCGCTGGAACAGGAGGTCCTGACCCCGGAGGCGCTCGCCCTGACCCGGCGGGACTGGGCGGACCTCGTCCACGAGAGCATGACCCAGTACGTCGGCCACGGCGCGCAGGAGCTCCGCGAGGCCGCCACCGCCGAGGGCGCGGCCCCGGACCTCGCCGGCCTGCTCGACGCCGTCGACACCGACCCGGCGCTGCGCTGGCGGATCGCCGACCGCTTCCCGAAGTCGGAGCAGGCGGCGGCCGCCACCGGGCGCGCCGCCCGCGAGTTCACCCGCCCCGTCCTGCGGCGCGCCGCGAAGCAGCTGGTCACCGCCGAGCTGACGGCCCGCGGCGCCGCCCGTTGGCAGCTGTCCTGGTCCGAGTCGGCCGCCCTGGCCTACCCGACCGACGGTTTCGAGGACCAGCTGGACCTCGCCCTGGACGCCTTCGTCGCGGACCAGCCCGACACCGAACCCCTGCGGAAGCTGGTGCTTGCCTGA
- a CDS encoding cystathionine gamma-synthase has translation MSDDSHEHQSFETRAIHAGNTADPLTGAVVPPIYQVSTYKQDGVGGLRGGYEYSRSANPTRTALEENLAALEGGRRGLAFASGLAAEDCLLRTLLAPGDHVVIPNDAYGGTFRLFAKVVSRWGVEWSVADTSDPESVRAALTPKTKVIWVETPSNPLLGITDIAVVADIARSAGAKLVVDNTFASPYLQQPLALGADVVVHSLTKYMGGHSDVVGGALVTADAALGEELAYHQNAMGAVAGPFDSWIVLRGIKTLAVRMDRHAQNAAKVAEMLTRHPKVHKVLYPGLAEHPGHEIAAKQMRNFGGMISFQVTGGEEEAVAVCARTKIFTLAESLGGVESLIEHPGRMTHASVAGSALEVPADLVRLSVGIENADDLLADLAQALG, from the coding sequence ATGAGCGACGACAGCCACGAGCACCAGAGCTTCGAGACCCGCGCGATCCACGCGGGCAACACGGCGGACCCGCTGACCGGCGCGGTCGTGCCCCCGATCTACCAGGTGTCCACGTACAAGCAGGACGGCGTCGGCGGACTGCGTGGCGGCTACGAGTACAGCCGCAGCGCGAACCCGACCCGTACCGCGCTGGAGGAGAACCTCGCGGCGCTGGAGGGCGGCCGGCGCGGCCTCGCCTTCGCGTCCGGGCTCGCCGCCGAGGACTGCCTGCTGCGTACGCTGCTCGCCCCGGGCGACCACGTGGTCATCCCGAACGACGCGTACGGCGGCACCTTCCGCCTCTTCGCGAAGGTCGTCTCCCGCTGGGGCGTCGAGTGGTCGGTGGCCGACACCTCCGACCCGGAGTCCGTACGGGCCGCCCTGACCCCGAAGACGAAGGTCATTTGGGTCGAGACCCCGTCCAACCCGCTGCTCGGCATCACCGACATCGCCGTCGTCGCCGACATCGCGCGCTCGGCCGGCGCCAAGCTGGTCGTGGACAACACCTTCGCCTCGCCCTACCTCCAGCAGCCCCTCGCGCTCGGCGCGGACGTGGTCGTGCACTCGCTGACCAAGTACATGGGCGGCCACTCCGACGTCGTCGGCGGCGCGCTGGTCACCGCCGACGCGGCACTGGGCGAGGAACTGGCCTACCACCAGAACGCGATGGGCGCCGTGGCCGGTCCCTTCGACTCGTGGATCGTGCTGCGCGGCATCAAGACGCTGGCCGTGCGCATGGACCGGCACGCGCAGAACGCGGCGAAGGTCGCCGAGATGCTGACCCGCCACCCCAAGGTGCACAAGGTCCTCTACCCGGGCCTGGCCGAGCACCCGGGCCACGAGATCGCCGCCAAGCAGATGCGCAACTTCGGCGGCATGATCTCCTTCCAGGTCACCGGCGGCGAGGAGGAGGCCGTCGCGGTCTGCGCCCGCACCAAGATCTTCACCCTGGCCGAGTCCCTCGGCGGCGTCGAGTCCCTCATCGAGCACCCGGGCCGCATGACCCACGCCTCGGTGGCCGGTTCGGCCCTGGAGGTCCCGGCGGACCTGGTCCGCCTGTCCGTCGGCATCGAGAACGCCGACGACCTGCTGGCGGACCTGGCCCAGGCCCTCGGCTAG
- a CDS encoding sigma factor-like helix-turn-helix DNA-binding protein: protein MDGHGRRAYAEFEAFVAGAAGRLLHVAVLLTAEPRTEPVAARRLLAGALARTYADWRRVRGDDPYDHTRQELCAAFARTGWRHHGGTGLLAPLGPLERLVLVLRVYEGVAEEVTAAQLGLPVDRVRAVCTRAVAAVRSQEAA, encoded by the coding sequence GTGGACGGCCACGGGCGGCGCGCCTATGCGGAGTTCGAAGCCTTCGTCGCGGGCGCGGCGGGGCGGCTCCTGCACGTCGCCGTCCTGCTGACGGCAGAGCCGCGGACCGAGCCCGTCGCCGCCCGCCGGCTGCTCGCGGGCGCGTTGGCCCGTACGTACGCCGACTGGCGCCGGGTGCGCGGCGACGACCCCTACGACCACACCCGTCAGGAACTGTGCGCCGCGTTCGCCCGCACCGGCTGGCGCCACCACGGCGGTACGGGGCTCCTCGCGCCGCTCGGCCCGCTGGAACGGCTCGTACTGGTCCTGCGCGTGTACGAGGGCGTCGCGGAGGAGGTCACGGCCGCCCAGCTGGGGCTGCCGGTCGACCGGGTCCGGGCGGTGTGCACCAGGGCCGTGGCCGCAGTGCGGTCCCAGGAGGCCGCGTGA
- a CDS encoding MarR family transcriptional regulator, whose amino-acid sequence MPSNPANSDLPTAGEAPAGAGLLDSLQHQVAVFARRAEQTRLGGVGQARNSMDRAAYLLLNRLDLEGPMGVKALACGMGIDSSTVTRQVAPLVDSGLVKRTSHPEDGRAVVLALSPRGLSRLEEVRSSRRELMARVTDGWTEDERESFTSLLTRFNGSLSELMGAASEAGPAS is encoded by the coding sequence ATGCCCTCCAACCCGGCCAATTCCGACCTGCCCACGGCGGGCGAGGCACCCGCCGGAGCCGGTCTCCTCGACTCGCTCCAGCACCAGGTGGCCGTCTTCGCCCGGCGCGCCGAGCAGACCCGCCTGGGCGGGGTCGGCCAGGCCCGCAACTCGATGGACCGCGCCGCGTACCTGCTGCTGAACCGGCTCGACCTGGAAGGCCCGATGGGCGTCAAGGCGCTCGCCTGCGGCATGGGCATCGATTCCTCCACGGTCACCCGCCAGGTCGCGCCGCTCGTCGACAGCGGCCTCGTCAAGCGCACTTCGCACCCGGAGGACGGACGGGCCGTGGTCCTCGCGCTCTCGCCGCGCGGCCTCTCCCGGCTGGAGGAGGTCCGCTCCTCGCGGCGCGAGCTGATGGCCCGCGTGACCGACGGCTGGACCGAGGACGAACGCGAGTCGTTCACCTCGCTGCTCACCCGTTTCAACGGCTCGCTGTCGGAGCTCATGGGCGCCGCCTCGGAGGCGGGCCCCGCTTCCTGA